From the genome of Cytobacillus firmus, one region includes:
- a CDS encoding putative thiazole-containing bacteriocin maturation protein, with amino-acid sequence MKNLTPSVRLKVKRDTFFIPDPAKGVYFRNNVSSFRMEGSMIDQWVQKLMPMFNGEYSLGELTSGLPGPHRDRVFEIAEVLYRNGFVRDVSGDHPHQLEEHVLKKYSSQIEFLESFGDSGAYHFQAYRQAKVLAAGSGPFFVSLVSALIESGLPKVHMVITDPESTNTKRLKEIVAHARQTDPEVSAEEVSRPSDEGYSWEELIQPYDSILYISEAGNVEELQVIHAACRKEKKIFLPAIIYKQAGMAGPLVHPESEGCWETAWHRVHQSVFCKDKQLHAASSTAGAMLANLIVFELFKEVTGLTSAEQRNQFFLLNLETLESNWHSYLPHPLLAGNPAVEWVQDVEHRIGQGSERTKPDSLFLFFSQLTSKESGIFHKWEEGDLKQLPLAQCEVQAVDPLSKGPAELLPNIVCTDLSHTEARREAGLTGIEVYVSRMAGRLEPNLDLYGIGAGETFAEGVQRGLDRCLEEKLAKSQAVQRTVTPLYLNAVEDERCRFYLDALITMKGAPKICESERVSGFPVVWVGTDNRWFGSVGINMTLALRKALQHAIAQAQNQRGRHKATAVVASSVFMEERDPQSLVIPPCNEKEQSQLLQSAIKVLEENNKQLLVCEFSFEPFLKESLAGVYGVFIREEGSE; translated from the coding sequence ATGAAAAATTTGACCCCTTCTGTGCGTCTGAAGGTGAAAAGGGATACGTTTTTTATCCCTGATCCAGCCAAAGGTGTGTATTTTCGGAATAATGTAAGCTCCTTCCGCATGGAAGGCAGTATGATTGATCAGTGGGTTCAAAAGCTGATGCCGATGTTTAATGGTGAATATTCGCTGGGGGAATTGACGTCCGGCTTGCCGGGCCCGCATAGGGACCGGGTGTTTGAGATTGCGGAAGTGCTGTACCGTAACGGCTTTGTGCGGGATGTTAGCGGGGATCATCCACATCAATTGGAAGAGCATGTTCTTAAAAAGTATTCATCCCAGATCGAATTTTTGGAAAGCTTCGGTGATTCGGGTGCATATCATTTCCAGGCATACCGACAGGCAAAAGTGCTGGCAGCAGGTTCAGGCCCATTTTTTGTTTCGCTGGTTTCTGCGCTGATTGAGTCCGGATTGCCTAAGGTTCATATGGTCATTACGGACCCTGAATCGACTAACACAAAGAGGCTGAAGGAGATTGTCGCACATGCCCGGCAAACAGACCCTGAAGTTTCTGCAGAGGAGGTATCACGACCGAGTGATGAAGGTTATTCCTGGGAGGAATTGATCCAGCCATATGATTCAATTTTATATATCTCGGAAGCGGGGAATGTGGAGGAACTGCAAGTTATACACGCCGCTTGCCGAAAGGAGAAGAAGATATTTCTTCCTGCCATTATCTATAAACAGGCTGGTATGGCAGGTCCTCTCGTGCATCCGGAATCAGAAGGATGCTGGGAGACTGCCTGGCACCGCGTACATCAATCCGTTTTTTGCAAAGACAAGCAATTGCATGCCGCCTCTTCCACGGCAGGAGCCATGCTCGCTAATTTGATTGTGTTTGAATTGTTTAAAGAGGTTACTGGATTGACCAGTGCTGAACAGAGAAATCAGTTTTTCCTCCTTAATCTGGAGACGCTTGAAAGTAATTGGCATTCCTACCTGCCTCATCCGCTTTTGGCCGGAAATCCAGCAGTGGAATGGGTTCAAGATGTTGAACATAGGATCGGGCAGGGTTCCGAAAGAACTAAACCGGACAGTTTGTTTCTCTTTTTCAGCCAATTGACTTCCAAAGAGTCAGGGATTTTTCATAAATGGGAGGAGGGAGATTTAAAGCAGCTTCCGTTAGCGCAATGCGAGGTTCAGGCAGTCGATCCGTTGTCCAAGGGCCCGGCAGAGCTGCTGCCAAACATAGTCTGCACCGATTTGAGCCATACGGAGGCACGCCGGGAAGCGGGATTGACCGGGATAGAAGTATATGTGTCAAGGATGGCTGGGCGGCTTGAACCGAATTTAGATTTATATGGAATTGGAGCAGGGGAAACTTTCGCAGAGGGCGTACAACGCGGTCTGGATAGGTGTTTGGAAGAGAAGTTGGCTAAAAGTCAAGCAGTCCAGAGAACAGTTACACCTTTGTATTTGAATGCAGTAGAAGACGAACGATGCAGGTTTTATTTAGACGCGTTGATAACCATGAAGGGAGCACCAAAAATCTGTGAGAGTGAAAGAGTTTCCGGCTTCCCTGTGGTCTGGGTCGGCACGGACAATCGCTGGTTTGGCAGTGTTGGCATTAATATGACATTAGCTCTGAGGAAAGCGCTGCAGCATGCGATTGCACAGGCGCAAAACCAAAGGGGGAGACATAAAGCAACTGCAGTGGTGGCATCATCTGTGTTTATGGAGGAAAGGGATCCGCAGTCTCTGGTCATTCCTCCTTGTAATGAGAAGGAACAATCCCAGCTATTGCAGTCTGCTATAAAGGTTCTGGAAGAGAACAACAAGCAGCTCTTAGTGTGTGAATTTTCATTCGAGCCATTTTTGAAAGAGAGTCTGGCAGGGGTGTATGGGGTGTTCATACGAGAGGAGGGATCTGAGTGA
- a CDS encoding endonuclease MutS2, which produces MNEMTFEKLQYQELKNKVKQHCVSSLGKVLIDKLEPSSNIKAVRNRLNETSEARRLLDAEKHLPLTGISNITSIIEKVEKGIILTPSELNAVSDFLRGCRKIKKFMADKEFFAPVLYTYALSMTEFRQIEEEILYAIKGNMVDSGASKELRRIRNHVAKTEEKIEERLNKFLRSSANKEYIQEFYISKKDDLFTIPIKASFKNQVAGTVVETSSKGSTVFMEPDAVSKLNVELAMLKSEESVEEYQILATLSGAILEAIHEIRINIECISQYDMIFAKAKYSKSTDGIEPAINNHGYIKLVNSKHPLLEGNVVPLDFEIGKDYRSLVITGPNAGGKTVVLKTIGILTLAVMSGFHIKAKPGSEIAIFDHVFVDIGDNQSIENALSTFSSHMKNISEILSASTNNTLLLFDEIGSGTEPNEGAALAIAILEEFYHMGCITIATTHYGEIKRYSEMHDDFMNAAMLFDSAELKPMYKLLIGESGESNALWISRKMNIREHVLKRAQKYIENKDYNLEAVRENKIRKPVIEVKQNIDEHPYEIGDRVKWISQDDYAIVYEPLDKFNNIKLFYKNEIVEVNSKRIELNIKASELYPEGYDRNTLFTSYHERKLQHDMERGSKKALRKVEKEIRNRKEE; this is translated from the coding sequence ATGAATGAAATGACATTTGAAAAATTACAATACCAAGAATTAAAAAATAAAGTGAAACAGCATTGCGTCAGCAGTTTAGGGAAAGTGCTGATCGATAAGCTCGAGCCGAGCTCAAATATAAAAGCCGTCCGCAATCGCTTAAACGAAACAAGCGAGGCCAGAAGGCTACTGGATGCCGAAAAGCACCTGCCATTAACCGGCATTTCCAATATCACCAGTATTATTGAAAAGGTGGAAAAAGGAATCATATTAACTCCATCAGAGTTAAACGCTGTATCCGATTTTCTAAGAGGCTGCCGAAAAATCAAAAAGTTTATGGCAGATAAAGAATTTTTTGCGCCAGTTCTCTACACGTATGCATTATCTATGACGGAATTCAGACAGATCGAAGAAGAGATCTTATATGCAATCAAAGGAAACATGGTTGACTCAGGTGCCAGCAAAGAGCTGAGACGGATTAGAAACCATGTTGCCAAAACCGAAGAGAAAATTGAAGAACGATTGAATAAGTTCTTGCGGAGCAGTGCTAATAAGGAATACATTCAAGAATTTTATATAAGTAAGAAGGATGACCTTTTTACGATTCCGATTAAAGCATCCTTTAAAAATCAGGTAGCAGGAACAGTAGTTGAAACATCTTCAAAAGGGTCGACTGTTTTTATGGAGCCTGATGCCGTTTCAAAGCTCAATGTGGAATTGGCCATGCTGAAATCGGAGGAGTCAGTAGAGGAATATCAAATACTGGCCACACTTTCAGGCGCGATTCTCGAAGCCATTCATGAGATCCGCATCAATATTGAGTGCATCAGTCAGTATGATATGATTTTCGCAAAAGCGAAGTACAGCAAAAGTACTGACGGCATTGAACCGGCGATTAATAATCATGGGTATATCAAATTAGTAAACAGTAAACATCCTTTATTAGAAGGAAACGTTGTCCCGCTGGATTTTGAAATCGGGAAGGACTATAGAAGCTTAGTCATAACAGGCCCAAATGCAGGCGGGAAAACCGTCGTCCTAAAGACAATCGGAATTCTAACTCTGGCTGTCATGTCCGGATTTCATATTAAGGCGAAGCCGGGGAGTGAAATAGCCATCTTTGACCATGTCTTTGTTGATATTGGCGATAATCAGAGCATAGAGAACGCGCTAAGCACGTTTTCTTCCCATATGAAAAATATTTCCGAAATCCTTAGTGCTTCCACTAATAATACGCTGCTTTTATTCGATGAGATTGGCAGCGGAACAGAGCCGAATGAAGGGGCTGCATTGGCCATTGCCATTCTGGAAGAGTTTTATCATATGGGATGCATCACGATTGCCACTACTCACTATGGTGAGATTAAACGTTATTCTGAAATGCATGATGATTTTATGAATGCAGCAATGTTATTCGATAGCGCGGAATTGAAGCCGATGTATAAGCTGTTAATAGGTGAATCAGGAGAGAGCAATGCCCTTTGGATTTCCAGAAAGATGAATATCCGCGAACATGTCCTGAAGCGCGCGCAAAAGTATATTGAAAACAAGGATTATAATCTGGAAGCAGTAAGAGAGAACAAAATAAGGAAGCCAGTGATTGAAGTGAAGCAGAACATAGACGAACATCCTTATGAAATCGGTGACAGGGTAAAATGGATCAGCCAGGATGACTACGCTATTGTTTATGAGCCATTAGATAAATTTAATAACATTAAGCTGTTCTATAAAAATGAAATAGTGGAAGTGAATAGCAAGCGGATTGAATTGAACATTAAAGCAAGCGAGCTATATCCGGAAGGGTATGACAGGAATACCTTATTTACCAGTTACCATGAACGGAAACTGCAGCATGACATGGAGAGAGGGTCGAAAAAGGCGCTGCGAAAGGTTGAAAAGGAGATTAGGAATAGGAAGGAGGAATAG
- a CDS encoding Na+/H+ antiporter NhaC family protein: protein MNNTWLSLIPFLIVIGMSIWLKNILPGLVAGILVGSIIVSADLLSGTEQSVAYIVTTLSDETNIKIVGFLYLFGGLVGMMNIAGGIKGFSEWAGRRIRSERGLLVFIWITLPFTFMMPMFRIMMIGPIIKSLIKKMNLSKQKVGMTLDISTESVIVLLPVATAFVGFMVSLVEGGISGLDLDMSAYEIFLLSILFNFYAIIMLLIGIVQTFWRRKKTGEQNGEHHTDLEEKEHEFHRMGIKKELSLVKAQPWHLIFPVVLLLAFSLFLLWQDGMSQGAKTLFEAFSMADATFVMLLAVFITLVLTFIFYILRREKMNEILYHFYDGGNQMMEAISLLILIWALTLAAEDLGFSDFIGSSLGSFLPAFLTPAAIFVLGSVVGYFIGSSWGTWGLFMPLGITLAVSTGASIPLTVGAVFASGAFGALTSPLGDTTITTASILDMDLVDYARYKLKVSAIGAVLAAALFIAAGLLIS from the coding sequence TTGAATAACACCTGGCTTTCCCTAATACCTTTCCTAATCGTGATAGGCATGTCCATCTGGCTGAAGAACATTCTGCCGGGTTTGGTGGCAGGCATCCTTGTTGGCTCCATTATCGTTTCAGCAGACCTGCTTTCTGGCACGGAACAGTCGGTCGCATATATTGTTACCACGCTTTCCGATGAAACGAATATCAAGATAGTTGGATTTTTATATCTGTTCGGCGGGCTTGTCGGAATGATGAATATTGCGGGCGGCATTAAGGGCTTTTCGGAATGGGCGGGAAGACGGATCCGGTCAGAACGAGGTCTTCTTGTGTTTATCTGGATCACCCTCCCCTTCACTTTCATGATGCCAATGTTCAGGATTATGATGATCGGGCCCATTATCAAATCTTTGATTAAAAAAATGAATCTCTCCAAACAGAAAGTCGGCATGACTCTCGATATTTCAACCGAATCAGTAATTGTGCTGCTTCCGGTTGCAACAGCTTTTGTGGGCTTCATGGTATCCCTTGTTGAAGGCGGCATCAGCGGGCTGGATCTGGACATGTCCGCATATGAGATTTTTTTATTAAGTATTCTGTTTAATTTTTACGCGATCATTATGCTGCTGATCGGTATTGTGCAGACATTTTGGCGGCGAAAAAAGACGGGAGAGCAGAACGGGGAACACCACACCGATTTAGAAGAAAAAGAGCATGAATTCCACCGGATGGGAATTAAAAAGGAATTATCGCTTGTAAAAGCCCAGCCATGGCATTTGATATTCCCGGTGGTATTATTGCTTGCCTTTTCTCTGTTCTTGTTGTGGCAGGATGGAATGTCACAGGGTGCAAAAACACTATTTGAGGCCTTTTCCATGGCCGATGCAACATTTGTGATGCTGCTGGCTGTATTTATCACCCTCGTCTTAACCTTTATTTTTTACATACTCAGACGGGAGAAAATGAACGAAATTCTTTATCATTTTTACGATGGAGGCAATCAGATGATGGAGGCGATCAGCCTGCTCATCCTGATTTGGGCGCTCACCCTGGCAGCGGAGGATCTTGGTTTTTCCGACTTTATCGGGAGCTCACTCGGAAGCTTTCTGCCAGCCTTTTTGACACCGGCGGCCATCTTTGTGCTAGGATCAGTGGTCGGCTACTTTATTGGGAGCTCATGGGGAACATGGGGTCTGTTCATGCCGCTCGGAATTACCCTCGCGGTTTCAACCGGCGCCTCCATTCCGCTTACCGTTGGAGCCGTGTTTGCAAGCGGGGCATTCGGAGCGCTGACCTCACCGCTTGGAGATACCACCATTACCACTGCTTCGATCCTGGATATGGACCTTGTGGATTATGCACGGTATAAATTGAAGGTTTCAGCCATTGGGGCTGTGCTTGCAGCCGCACTATTTATTGCGGCAGGGTTGTTGATTTCATAG
- a CDS encoding copper homeostasis protein CutC, with translation MLIEVIADTLSDALIAQEAGAGRIELVTGLAEGGLTPGCGVIERVCRELRIPVNVMIRPHSRGFCYSEEDIEIMIQDIKMCNKSGAAGVVFGVLTPDHQVHNDHLKRLIDAAGGLDITFHRAFDEADDQFAALEVIKEYPQISRILTSGGQSSAADASERLKRLHELTADSHLKIMAGAGLSVDNIKVFLDEVPVTEVHFGTGVRVESSYEYAINAERVQALKKMIGA, from the coding sequence ATGTTAATAGAAGTGATCGCAGATACACTAAGTGATGCGCTAATTGCCCAGGAAGCCGGCGCAGGCAGAATTGAACTGGTAACCGGGCTCGCAGAGGGGGGGCTGACACCAGGCTGTGGCGTCATTGAAAGAGTGTGCAGGGAATTAAGGATTCCCGTGAATGTGATGATACGTCCGCACAGCCGCGGGTTTTGCTATTCGGAAGAAGACATTGAAATTATGATTCAGGATATTAAAATGTGCAATAAATCAGGAGCGGCAGGTGTAGTGTTTGGCGTACTTACACCTGACCATCAAGTACATAACGATCATTTAAAGCGGTTAATCGATGCAGCAGGTGGTTTGGATATAACTTTCCACAGGGCATTTGATGAGGCTGATGATCAATTTGCGGCTTTGGAAGTGATCAAGGAGTATCCGCAGATTTCGAGAATCCTTACATCAGGCGGCCAGAGTAGTGCTGCCGATGCATCAGAAAGGCTGAAACGCCTGCATGAGCTTACCGCTGATAGTCATTTAAAAATTATGGCTGGTGCAGGTCTGTCAGTTGATAATATTAAAGTATTTTTGGATGAAGTGCCTGTCACTGAAGTTCATTTCGGCACCGGGGTCCGTGTGGAATCCAGCTATGAGTATGCCATTAATGCTGAGAGAGTGCAGGCGTTAAAGAAGATGATCGGTGCCTAA
- a CDS encoding heterocycloanthracin/sonorensin family bacteriocin, giving the protein MLLAHLINKYGGMNMNDFQNELQMLNVGDFHANEAVPWDQNQVYSDQSRLCAGFGIGFGFSCFFFNCFNCFNCFSCFNCFRCSNCFRCGGRCGGRCGGRCGGRCGGR; this is encoded by the coding sequence ATGCTGCTTGCACATCTTATAAATAAATATGGAGGTATGAACATGAATGATTTCCAAAACGAACTGCAAATGCTGAATGTTGGTGATTTCCATGCGAACGAGGCGGTTCCATGGGATCAAAATCAGGTCTATAGTGATCAGTCACGGTTATGCGCTGGTTTTGGTATTGGCTTTGGCTTTAGCTGCTTTTTCTTTAATTGCTTCAATTGTTTTAATTGCTTTAGCTGTTTTAATTGTTTCCGCTGCTCTAACTGTTTTAGATGCGGAGGCCGCTGTGGCGGACGCTGCGGAGGCCGTTGTGGAGGCCGTTGCGGCGGACGCTAG
- a CDS encoding HAD family hydrolase — MNMRAVFIDMDGTLLKASNNISRRNMEAIYRLIDQGVMVFLATGRHYEVTAPYHKELGLQTPMICLNGASIHDAQTGMATQIKTVRVNEERFHHLTAESQCNVLIHTSTGLYCKETNEEIDYWTQVGQIPPQYIGDLRLATYQDVLKYSVRTGSPSPELSAIFKTEAGVIDWNDGFELVAPDVSKWAAIKSLLDKFRISPSEVAAIGDGPNDIEMLRHAGTGVAMGNASEKVKAAADFITGHHENDGLAEFIERYLIKSYAI, encoded by the coding sequence ATGAATATGCGTGCAGTATTTATTGATATGGATGGTACACTCCTGAAGGCCTCAAATAACATTTCCCGCCGAAACATGGAAGCCATTTATCGGCTCATAGATCAGGGAGTCATGGTGTTTCTAGCTACAGGCCGTCATTATGAAGTAACCGCTCCCTACCATAAAGAACTTGGGTTACAAACTCCGATGATTTGTTTGAATGGGGCCTCTATTCATGATGCCCAGACAGGAATGGCTACTCAAATAAAAACCGTACGAGTGAACGAGGAACGCTTTCACCATCTGACGGCAGAAAGTCAATGTAATGTTTTGATCCATACATCAACTGGGCTATATTGTAAGGAAACCAATGAAGAAATCGATTATTGGACTCAAGTTGGGCAAATTCCACCGCAGTATATCGGTGATTTAAGACTGGCAACTTATCAGGATGTTCTTAAATATAGTGTTCGAACAGGTTCCCCAAGTCCTGAATTATCCGCTATATTTAAAACAGAAGCAGGGGTCATCGATTGGAATGACGGGTTTGAGCTGGTTGCTCCTGATGTATCCAAATGGGCTGCTATTAAAAGCTTGCTGGACAAATTTCGAATCAGTCCAAGTGAAGTCGCAGCCATTGGAGACGGACCGAATGATATAGAGATGCTTCGTCATGCCGGTACTGGTGTGGCAATGGGGAATGCCAGCGAAAAGGTTAAAGCCGCAGCTGACTTTATTACAGGACACCACGAAAATGATGGATTAGCTGAGTTTATAGAACGTTATCTTATTAAATCTTATGCGATTTAA
- a CDS encoding TOMM precursor leader peptide-binding protein has product MSAVVVVVGEGLLADSVCKELPAEYKVVRQMNFEPELPEGTNLILVLHDTWMPSVHKKAEEVSRSSGIPWLRGFVSFGEGVIGPIVHPSAPGCSQCAETRKLLAGRDREEMWKLQQQFEGNSGLDSDAWASRTGLLQMSHLLASEVRKVLECSLADLEGRMYLVSLKTLKTSRHLILPDSLCPVCSSLPEDSQEAARINLNPSLKVSADSYRCRSLEDLDQTLVRNYLDQRTGLLNGKMYDFTPPFADVVVNLPLFGGDEGVAGRTHSYQVSELTAILEGLERSCGISPRGKRTAVYDNYRNLEDRAFNPLKAGLHADEQYTRPNFPFNKFNPDIPMNWVWGYSFLQERPILVPELLAYYSLGCGNGFVYETSNGCALGGSLEEAIFYGILEVVERDSFLMAWYGQLALPRLDPSSSNDRELQLMIDRVRTVAGYDLLLYNATMEHGIPSVWAMAKNRKNKGLNIICAAGAHPDPIRAVKSAVHELAGMMGTMDDDFEANKTKLRHMLQDSSLVGKMDDHGMLYGLPEAEERLAFLLDENRPLRTFSKEFKRGGRRHADLTDDLQDLLQALHRQNLDVIVIDQTTPEIKRSGLHCVKVLIPGMLPMTFGHHLTRVTGLERVLEVPMKLGYVKEPLTVEQLNPHPHPFP; this is encoded by the coding sequence GTGAGTGCTGTCGTGGTAGTTGTCGGAGAGGGACTGCTGGCGGACAGCGTATGCAAAGAACTGCCTGCCGAATATAAGGTAGTCCGTCAAATGAATTTCGAGCCTGAACTGCCGGAGGGGACAAATTTGATTCTGGTGCTGCACGATACCTGGATGCCTTCAGTCCATAAAAAGGCGGAAGAGGTATCCCGATCATCAGGTATTCCCTGGCTGCGGGGGTTTGTATCATTTGGAGAAGGTGTGATCGGACCAATCGTCCACCCGTCTGCACCGGGATGCTCACAATGTGCGGAAACGCGGAAACTCCTAGCAGGGCGTGACCGGGAAGAGATGTGGAAACTGCAGCAGCAATTCGAAGGGAACAGCGGATTAGATAGTGACGCCTGGGCATCACGCACAGGGCTTTTACAGATGTCACACCTGCTTGCATCAGAGGTGCGAAAGGTCCTGGAGTGCAGCCTGGCGGACCTGGAAGGACGAATGTATCTCGTCAGTCTGAAAACATTGAAAACCTCTCGCCACCTCATTTTGCCGGATTCATTGTGCCCCGTGTGCAGCTCCCTCCCTGAAGATTCACAGGAAGCTGCAAGAATAAACCTTAACCCAAGCTTGAAAGTTAGTGCAGATAGTTACCGCTGCCGATCATTGGAGGATTTAGATCAAACGCTCGTCAGAAATTATCTGGATCAGCGGACTGGTTTATTAAATGGGAAAATGTATGATTTCACACCGCCTTTTGCGGATGTAGTCGTAAACCTTCCGTTGTTTGGAGGGGACGAAGGCGTGGCAGGCCGCACTCATTCTTATCAGGTGAGCGAGCTGACAGCCATTCTGGAGGGGCTTGAGCGTTCCTGCGGCATATCGCCCCGTGGAAAGAGGACAGCAGTCTATGACAATTACCGCAACCTGGAAGACCGGGCTTTTAATCCTCTAAAAGCAGGTTTGCATGCAGATGAACAGTATACACGGCCGAACTTTCCTTTTAATAAATTTAATCCTGATATCCCAATGAATTGGGTATGGGGTTATTCGTTTTTGCAGGAGCGCCCGATTTTGGTTCCTGAGCTGCTTGCTTATTACAGCCTGGGCTGCGGGAATGGATTTGTCTATGAAACGTCCAACGGATGCGCACTGGGCGGCAGCCTGGAAGAAGCAATTTTTTACGGTATTTTAGAGGTGGTAGAGCGTGATTCATTCCTGATGGCCTGGTACGGACAGCTGGCCCTTCCGCGTCTTGATCCCTCTTCCTCCAATGACCGGGAATTGCAGCTGATGATTGACCGGGTGAGGACGGTGGCGGGATATGATCTTCTGCTGTATAACGCGACAATGGAGCACGGAATACCAAGTGTTTGGGCGATGGCGAAAAACAGGAAGAATAAAGGGCTGAATATCATTTGTGCGGCTGGAGCCCATCCTGATCCGATCCGTGCGGTAAAAAGCGCAGTTCATGAGTTAGCTGGAATGATGGGGACAATGGACGATGATTTTGAAGCGAACAAGACGAAATTACGGCACATGCTGCAGGATTCCTCCCTCGTCGGCAAAATGGATGACCATGGGATGCTTTACGGTTTGCCGGAAGCGGAGGAGAGGCTTGCGTTTTTGCTGGATGAAAACCGTCCGCTCCGAACGTTTTCCAAGGAGTTCAAGCGGGGGGGAAGGAGACATGCAGACCTGACAGATGATCTGCAAGACCTTCTTCAGGCCTTACACAGGCAAAATCTTGATGTCATAGTGATAGATCAGACAACACCAGAAATAAAGAGGAGCGGATTGCATTGTGTCAAAGTGCTGATCCCGGGGATGCTGCCCATGACATTTGGTCACCACCTGACACGTGTAACAGGACTGGAAAGAGTGCTGGAGGTTCCAATGAAACTCGGATATGTCAAGGAGCCGCTTACAGTTGAACAGCTGAATCCACATCCCCATCCATTTCCATAA
- a CDS encoding asparaginase: MKYTALVEEVRGGLVENIHTGIICGVDDQLESFYQVGDEEHYTYFRSASKPIQALPVFLTDIIEKYGLTEQEAALFTASHRGEPYHIKALESMLAKLPVKEEELYCPPSYPLNIQPREEMIRQGVQKRKLYHNCAGKHMGFITVCREWGFPVEGYWKEDHPLQKHILEILSHLSGIPVSAIHIGIDGCGAPVFAIPLKKMSEVYLKLACPDLIQDLQLQQAVINMTATMNNQFNMVASQHFICSILLEDKNIVAKGGAQGVYCFGLKKERAGFALKVLNGSEDVWPNIVASILEQIHYSNHDTINKLRSLRPSVIRNNAGMEVGSIKEIFQSEKLPLN, translated from the coding sequence GTGAAATATACTGCATTAGTAGAGGAAGTCAGGGGAGGACTGGTTGAGAATATTCATACAGGTATCATTTGTGGAGTGGATGATCAATTAGAATCTTTTTATCAGGTTGGTGATGAAGAGCATTACACATACTTTCGCTCCGCATCTAAGCCAATCCAGGCCCTGCCGGTCTTTCTGACTGACATAATTGAGAAATACGGTTTAACAGAGCAGGAAGCAGCATTGTTTACAGCTTCCCATCGGGGAGAACCCTACCATATTAAGGCTCTGGAATCCATGCTGGCAAAACTTCCTGTAAAGGAAGAAGAGCTTTATTGCCCTCCTTCTTATCCTTTAAATATACAGCCAAGAGAAGAGATGATCAGACAAGGGGTTCAGAAAAGAAAGCTTTATCACAATTGTGCAGGCAAACATATGGGATTTATTACCGTATGCCGTGAATGGGGATTTCCGGTGGAGGGATACTGGAAAGAAGACCATCCTCTGCAAAAGCATATATTGGAAATTCTTTCTCATTTATCAGGCATCCCGGTCTCTGCAATTCATATTGGTATTGATGGCTGCGGAGCTCCTGTTTTTGCCATACCCTTAAAAAAGATGTCCGAGGTATACCTTAAGCTGGCTTGTCCCGATTTGATTCAAGATCTCCAGCTGCAGCAGGCAGTCATTAACATGACCGCCACTATGAATAACCAGTTCAATATGGTTGCCTCACAGCATTTTATCTGTTCGATTTTATTGGAAGACAAGAATATTGTTGCTAAAGGCGGAGCCCAGGGTGTGTATTGCTTCGGACTTAAAAAAGAACGTGCTGGATTTGCCCTCAAAGTGTTAAATGGATCTGAGGATGTCTGGCCAAACATTGTAGCATCTATTCTTGAACAAATACACTACAGCAATCATGACACCATAAATAAGCTGAGAAGCCTGAGACCTTCCGTTATTCGAAATAATGCTGGAATGGAAGTGGGATCTATAAAGGAAATCTTCCAGTCAGAGAAATTGCCATTAAATTAA